The genomic interval GGCAACGAAATATGTGGACCTTTTTGGCCAAGGAAACAGTGCCGTATAAACTCTGACTACTTAGTTACCTTCTATTTCTTCTATCTCCGGTAgagaaaaatgttattttcattcttcttGTTGTTATGATTTCCTTgggtgaaaaataaaatgaagccGTAATCAAGCCAAAGATGCTTTTAGATGATCAATTTCAACCAAAGAACCACTTAAGtcgatattaatttattaattttcgataatatatatttgtcaatttttttaccaATTAACACTGTAAACTCTTAACTCTTTTTCCAAGCTGTTTggtaatattaatatatctgACTACGGTCATTGTTAGTTCACAAATTTTCCCATTAGATGGAAAGCCAAATGTAATgtctttataattaattgtcGTAGCTCGTCGTTTTGTTTAACTTagtgataaattaattcatgGTGGTCCCTGGTCCTTGATTCTGATTAATCTCTTGTCCTTAGATCGATCTGAAGAACTCTTATATTGTGGTCCATACGCTTTAATATTtctagattaaaaaaaaaattatgaaatataatgttggtaaatattcctttaaTCTTTATAGTTTGAGTCAATTATCCAATTAGTTCTGGTATCccttaaaattattcaaaaaaacttatgttatatatttgtttccGTTAAAATATACCTCATTATTTGTTTCAACTACAATATGCgactagttatttttttttttagtatattaaCTAGTTTGACggaaaaacttaataaaattaaatgctatgataataaaattacctAATGGGGAACCTTGTGTTGCACCTCTCATAAGATGGTTACGGTCaatgaaattcaattattggctaaaatttttcattaaaatggAGCAAAGATACATTCGTTTGATTAATGTACCACAATgagttttgttaattattcTGGCCAGTACGATCGGTTAGAATCGGTTAGATAAATTTACATTTCTTATTCATGTAAAACTCAACCATATTGGTTAGATAGAGAGCACTAATTAGATGAGCTGGTATATATATCGGATACATATGCTGATCAAGATTTCAATAGGCAAATGATTAAATAGAATTCGATGACTTTAATCAGAGGATTATTTTCTGAATTATAGGTATAGCTCTTGCATATGCAATTTTGAAGCGTAACACTTACCTTAATTATGTCTCCTAATTAAGTTAGATTATCTATTAAAAGACTATCATTTttacattaaagaaaaaaatgactaCGAGTTTCTTGTACCATCGAAATTGCTCTAacatgattttaaaaaaaattacaagtatACAAGAATGAATCAATAACAAAGTGCAATTTATGTACCATTTAACTCACATCACACATtaccttttgaattttttatatgcttgtattaattttgacaacaatgttttaaaagaaaatttagtttTGTAAAAGGTTGATTCCACTACCAAGATTCGAAGgttatgtaaattaaataagttatgaATGCATCCATTCAGCCTTTGGCCGAGTGGTTAGAACAACTGCTTGACCCTCCATAAACGTATTATGGGGGGATTTATTCCTTcctcaattattaataattgagtGGAAATAATTTCCTGTCTTGCAAAATACGAGTGTAGTAGACATCTTTCGAATATTAGTGAAGATAAAAATCTAGACGGTGCTTCATAAGAATTGATGTAAACTAGTCCCAATAATAATctgatttataaatatcaattatagTCTCATATAATATTAGTTGTACACTTGTATTCTTAAACAAcagtctcatgtaataaaaaaaaaactgccaattttaataatcattTAACAAAATGTCTATGTGAGGCAAGTCATAATGACAACTACTTCGCGATAATATTTCACTTGTGCGTACTCTTTTAAGTTaccaaaattttctcttgatttGAGAGACTTCAACCACTTAAGTGACACAAGGATTACTTGaattcagaaaataaaaatcgaCACAAGGATTAGGAAAGTTTACACGTAAACGTAATGAATGCTTAGGGGCCCAATGTCCTTTCAACTTAACAGTCTATAGTCACTTAGTGTGTAGGACAACAATGTTACATTAAAGCCATAAACattttgattgaaaaaaaagaaaagaaaagccatTATATCTCAAAGATTAATTGCTTTCAATCCCGTCATAATCTGTGGGTTTAGTTTGATTTTAAAGTCCCAAATGAACTCAACTTGTGTTGTGTTAAAGCTTATCATTATGTGTTCCATGTGATCCGTAGATCTATCAACTTTTTGTGGTTTCCATTTTCATGAAAGATTGCAAGTTTGCAACACCAACACATTTAACATATTGTAATTATCTTCTgattgcttcttcttcttcttcctccttttttttaaatatatattctgaAAGTGGACACTTTAGCTTTATGTCAATGAATAACTACTTGAAATTAAGAAATCATGAAATTTGATCAAGCGCAAAATTTATGATCAAAGCTAAACTAGTAGCTTTAAAGCCAACTTTAACATATTTTCCTAATatgatttgaataaattcaTTCCAGACTTCTTGGGCTGCAGCCCATTCAGTACTCTATCCACCGCCATGGAGTGAGCCCAGTCACCTAGAGTTTCTCTCTGATCTCTAACAAAGACAGTTAGACAGCTAAAATCATTGAAGGGAAAATGGTGATCATATTCATCatcttttttaacttttctttttttctttcacctTAAATCTACaccattagatttaataaaatgaaatgaattgaTAGGAAATTTAAGTTGATCAATCCCTATTACCGTTTAAAGTTGGTTAAGTGAGTTGAATAAATTTAACTCAGATATCAGTGAAAGTAATATGATTGTCCTAGAGTAAtctctttatttaaaattaaacttaaaaaaaatcgtgTTATCTTGTTGATGAGGTTATACTAATTACATTATATGTACTTCACATCTACCTAAGAGTAGAATCCACAAATTCAAATGTTGTTAAATTATCtatatatcataaattattGAGTGCACCTTTTGTATTAGATGTAAGTGATTAAGTTGGGTGtggatttttgaattaatgatttttttttcggggGGCCCAATCCTGTTGAAATAAAGCACGGCTGCAAATAAAGGCTAGTGTTAGTTGAAATATCCATTTTCCTAATAACTTCTTGTGCTGTACGTCACTGAATTCTGATGGGTACAAAACCAAATTTATGTCTTGTATTTTAGATCGGTACAGGGAAAATGATGGAACCTAAGCACTTATTTCCTTCGAAGGGCTTATTGATTCGTATCGTTTGTTGGCTAGCAATCACCGCACAATTGTAGCTTTTTTGGCCACGATAGGGATagtatttactattttttaggAGATGCTATGGTGCAATTTATTGATACTATGAACAAATGATCTCCGGAGAGCAGAGGTAGAACTAGGTACAAGTCTGGCTCTGGCCACCCTGGGTTGGAAAGATTTTTCACGGAGAATAACAGTTTGTATtgaaatttatctatttttatgtatattttacatttgggtttctcattttactttttttttctttttaaataacaatccACTAACATTTGTAATTTCTCCATTATAGGCAGCTTCTATCGAATTTTAAACCTAATCACTGATTTGACAAAATGTCTAAgatgttgtttgttttttatttgaaatcttaattttacttattcTCAAACATTTATcacttttaatttgtttgttttctatcacttatatatgattataaaatgtttaggtctgaatggaaaaaaattagatattcTAACTTTTATCTGAATGGCAAAAACATCTAAATGAAACTTTAATATTATCACTCATTAATATTcccattaaataaatttatctccTATTAtgtaaattgttattttaatattttttatttattcatttctttttgttatatgCGTGTATTgaactattaattttttcttctttgtgaataaaaattctgaacaTAATAGAAGTTTACGTGAGTGTGTTTTATAATTTGCCCATCtccttgtatttatatttactattgttataatagattttgaattttatttaacatattaattttaattcaaatgattaaacAAGTCTTGATTGGCTTTTGTAATtaactagaaaaaaaatcattataataTACTAAAAGTAACATTATAAGTATcatatattaatgtaaaaaaatgtgttagatatatattttgttttttgtgcTTTGTTAAGGTAAACATTAtcgatttttttaactaattaaataacttatttataatttgtcaTGTGTTTaaccaataaaatataagtattgttaatatttatgatgttatatatgtcaaaatatcatatttcaaagttttatttttgaaaaataaacaacttaacacttatattaagatattgaaaaaaaaaagtatgtcaTTCAGATATATGTGTATAGacctattcaaatttcaaccaAATTCAGACACGTTccaatttcaaacaaaaaaacaaacattatctaaatttatagaattataGCAGAATATGGAGATCGGTCAAGAAAAGTTCAAAAACTACACGTAATACAAACAAGCTACTCCAAATCCATTAACATTTACTAATGTCCATGGGATCTCAACACTAGGAAGAGCGGTTTAACGTCCAATGACCTACCAGGTGGCTCGGGGAGCCCTGGCCCAAGACCCAAAAAACGAAATATAGGAAAGATTAAGAGTaattttatctgaaatttAGCTcgtttctatttatattttatgcttTGGCCTGCTTGAATTTGATGTTTCTATATTTTAGCCCTTGCCGATCCAATATCTTGGTTCTGCCACTGGCAGTGAAAATATAGTATTTTATGCAGTGTATagatatataaatttactatTACGCAGATGTccttatatttcatttcataaGGATCTTAAACCACAGCCGGTGGATTGCACAGGGATCAGTTGAATTATTGCAAAAGAAACCAAGTACTGATAATGAGTGACAAAGTCagttaattattgaaatatttgttgACAAAAAGTAACTGTGACTTTATGATAAGATAGTAAAATGCAGTTTCTTGGAAGAAGAGGAAGTAAAGATACAAATTCATCATGTGCTCTTTAAGCGCAGAAATTTTTCTGATGAATAGAGCCTAAACAAATTGAAGGCTGAGATGGATGTCGCTAAAACCATTAGAGCACAAGCTGCGTAGCCACTTACCAGAGCCCCCCCGATCTGGAAGCAGAATCTGGTAAACTTGTTGCACCATTTCATCCACTGAAATTCCTTCATGCCACTTAGTGCCAGTACTGAGTGCTCAACTGCTGCTGAGTTTGTGCCAAATGCTATGTACACTAccatcttttaaaaaatatacatgtcatACCATTATTGGCCAGCTAGTTGTACAATTACCATGAGggtacaaaatatttttttgtacacaggcaagccaaaaaaaaactaacgGCACATTAATTGGCATCTCACAGTTTGTGTTTTGCTTCCAAAAAATTGATTTCGAacacaatattttctttaggTATGATCTCAATTTAACAGAATTTAACTTGAGGAAAGGGAAATTTACCTGGTCCAACAAATAAGAAACCCAAGCCAGATATCTGTAAGACCCCTTTGAGTTTCCCAGATAGCGGCTCACGAAGACACTTCTACCCAGTTGAAGAAGATTATAACCCGCAGCAGCTGAAGCAACGTAAACCAAAGCTCTAATATCAAAACAAAACGAAACGATTaccaaaatatataataataacgCCTAAATCATATGCAACAGCCAGTGcatataataaataacttaCCCGAGAGCATGCAATTCCTTGTAAGTAATTTTTCTGTCGACGTAAAAAATATACTTGGATTGAGTATCCAAGCCAACTAAACATGCTGTCAAGAGCAGGAGCAACGCTGCGCAAACCCTTACAAAAGCCTCAATTTTTTGTACATCCATTTCAATTTCTATTGCTTATCTCTCTACAGCCGCCAAGCACTTTGATATTTGTGAGCTGGTTCTGCATGCAACTTGCGCTACATACACTCTGTAAACAAAAGTACTGTCATTCCAGAGTCCAAGAGGATTCATTgattaagaaaatatatataatgataattatgaACTTTTTCTATACaaattgatgatgattcaATGTATTATTGCCTTTGGTTGAATGGCTTTCACATGGcccattttattaattatatcaaatttgtatttttatcaaGAAATAGTGTGTTTACACATCAATTTACATAAAAATCTATGTCCCTATCattattctattaaaaatagagaaaCCCAAAGGATCACTTTCTCCTATTGATGATAGAGTTATTGATGACGTATCGAGAAATAGCAAAATTTGTTCTACATTTCCCggtcatcaattaattaaccaaTGCATTAATTTGTTTCACGATTATCTGACAAATATAGAATGATAACTTTGTTACACAATTCTTGAACCCGCGATCTATGTCTTAAATTCGCGGGTCGGTAATATCGGCTCCTAATCATGGAAGTGACCAAAACGGCCATGtgaatatgatttaaaaa from Citrus sinensis cultivar Valencia sweet orange chromosome 9, DVS_A1.0, whole genome shotgun sequence carries:
- the LOC102621880 gene encoding CASP-like protein 2C1 isoform X2 → MLSAAAGYNLLQLGRSVFVSRYLGNSKGSYRYLAWVSYLLDQMVVYIAFGTNSAAVEHSVLALSGMKEFQWMKWCNKFTRFCFQIGGALVSGYAACALMVLATSISAFNLFRLYSSEKFLRLKST
- the LOC102621880 gene encoding CASP-like protein 2C1 isoform X1 — encoded protein: MDVQKIEAFVRVCAALLLLLTACLVGLDTQSKYIFYVDRKITYKELHALGALVYVASAAAGYNLLQLGRSVFVSRYLGNSKGSYRYLAWVSYLLDQMVVYIAFGTNSAAVEHSVLALSGMKEFQWMKWCNKFTRFCFQIGGALVSGYAACALMVLATSISAFNLFRLYSSEKFLRLKST